In Electrophorus electricus isolate fEleEle1 chromosome 1, fEleEle1.pri, whole genome shotgun sequence, a single window of DNA contains:
- the wdr1 gene encoding WD repeat-containing protein 1: MSYELKHVFASLPQMERGVAKVLAGDPKGNNFLYTNGKSVIIRNINNPAIADVYTEHPHQVIVAKYAPSGFYIASGDVSGKIRIWDTTQKEHLLKYEYQPFGGKIKDIAWTEDSKRIAVVGEGREKYGAVFLWDSGSSVGEIVGHSKVVNSVDIKQTRPYRLITGSDDNCTAFYEGPPFKFKCTFSEHGRFVNCVRYSPDGSRYVSAGADGQIFMYDGKTAEKLGALGGAKAHEGGIYAVSWSPDSTQLISASGDKTVKLWDVASGTAVTTFSLGSDVLDQQLGCLWQRDHLLSISLSGFINYLDKNNPSRPLRIIKGHSKAIQCVTVHKEDGRSVIYSGGQDGHINYWDAETGENEGITGKGHSNMVAKMAVDESHRLVTCSMDDSVRYTDLSKKEYSASDLVKMDVQPKAVSVGPGGLAVAVCIGQVVLLRDKRKVFTLENLGYEPEAVSVHAGGVTVAVGGADGKVRLYSIQGNTLKDDGKVLEAKGPVTDMAFSKDGAFLAVSDEKKVVTIFTVADGYAVKNDFYGHHAKIVCLAWSPDNSHFASGGMDMLVFVWNVNDPEKRIKIPDAHRLHHVSGLAWLDKHTLVTTSHDSCVKQWALKI; encoded by the exons ATGTCGTACGAACTGA AGCATGTGTTTGCCAGCCTGCCACAGATGGAGAGGGGTGTGGCCAAAGTGCTGGCAGGAGACCCTAAGGGGAACAACTTCCTATACACCAATGGCAAGAGCGTCATCATCAGGAACATCAAC AACCCTGCCATCGCTGATGTCTACACAGAGCACCCTCACCAGGTCATTGTCGCGAAGTATGCACCCAGTGGCTTTTACATCGCTTCTGGAG ACGTGTCAGGAAAGATCCGTATCTGGGACACAACCCAGAAAGAGCACCTGCTGAAGTATGAGTACCAGCCTTTTGGAGGGAAGATCAAGGACATCGCATGGACGGAGGACAGCAAGCGCATTGCCGTGGTGGGCGAGGGCCGCGAGAA ATATGGTGCTGTGTTCTTGTGGGACTCTGGTTCATCAGTAGGGGAGATTGTCGGCCACAGCAAGGTTGTTAACAGTGTGGACATCAAGCAAACGCGGCCATACCGTCTCATTACCGGCAGCGACGACAACTGCACCGCCTTCTATGAGGGACCTCCCTTCAAGTTCAAATGCACCTTCAGT gagcaCGGACGCTTTGTGAACTGTGTGCGTTACTCACCAGACGGAAGCCGCTATGTCTCTGCAGGAGCAGATGGACAG ATTTTCATGTACGATGGCAAAACTGCAGAGAAGCTGGGTGCACTGGGTGGAGCTAAAGCCCACGAGGGCGGGATATATGCT GTAAGCTGGAGTCCCGACAGCACCCAGCTGATCTCTGCGTCAGGAGACAAGACAGTGAAATTATGGGACGTGGCGAGTGGCACGGCAGTGACGACTTTCAGTCTGGGTTCAGACGTGCTGGACCAGCAGCTGGGTTGTCTGTGGCAGAGGGATCACCTGCTGAGCATCTCGCTGTCCGGCTTCATCAACTACCTGGACAAGAACAACCCCAGCAGACCCCTGCGCATCATCAAG gGCCACAGCAAAGCCATCCAGTGTGTGACCGTACACAAAGAGGACGGGCGCTCCGTCATCTATTCTGGCGGCCAAGACGGACACATCA attactGGGATGCCGAGACAGGAGAGAATGAAGGTATAACAGGCAAGGGTCACTCCAACATGGTGGCCAAGATGGCTGTGGACGAGTCCCACCGCTTGGTCACCTGCAGCATGGACGACTCCGTCCGCTATACTGACCTGAGCAAGAAGGAGTACag tgcatCTGATCTGGTGAAAATGGATGTACAACCAAAGGCCGTGTCAGTTGGACCAGGAGGGCTGGCCGTAGCCGTGTGTATTGGACAG GTGGTGCTGCTGAGAGACAAGCGAAAAGTCTTCACTCTGGAGAACCTGGGTTACGAGCCGGAGGCGGTATCTGTGCACGCTGGGGGTGTAACAGTGGCCGTGGGCGGAGCT GACGGAAAGGTGCGTCTGTACTCGATCCAAGGGAACACGCTGAAGGATGATGGGAAGGTTTTGGAGGCGAAGGGACCCGTTACAGACATGGCCTTTTCCAAGGATGGTGCCTTCCTCGCTGTTTCTGATGAGAAGAAGGTCGTCACCATCTTCACTGTTGCCGATGGTTACGCG GTTAAGAATGACTTCTACGGGCATCATGCAAAGATTGTGTGCTTGGCCTGGTCGCCCGATAACAGCCACTTTGCCTCTGGAGGGATGGACATGTTGGTCTTTGTGTGGAACGTCAACGACCCTGAAAAAAGGATCAAAATTCCAG ATGCGCACCGGTTGCATCACGTCAGTGGCTTGGCTTGGCTCGACAAACACACTCTCGTCACGACATCTCACGACTCGTGCGTGAAGCAGTGGGCATTAAAAATCTAA